In the Salinirubrum litoreum genome, one interval contains:
- a CDS encoding SipW-dependent-type signal peptide-containing protein — protein sequence MPQEFNISRRKALAALGTIGVASAGAGVGTTAYFNDTESFENNSVQAGTLNLQASVDVIDYDFGGVNNTNVVASGNNVPFDTDEDTNPFGNVSNYPETTSKGAVVVDGDAAVGFQLGDVKPGDSFVLKVCANVLGNPAYVRTTASNVADPENDITEPEGDDDSSGNDYGTKDDGIDLEQSSPGDNDGISGDGELDNAIEVTVGGGYDSQAGEIDPSISRLSGSLNKVLNDLTDGGIDFRGGSSFTGVACYYAKFEIPDGVGNIIQGDSVSFDLEFEAAQARNNSSNPFDAVDS from the coding sequence ATGCCACAGGAGTTCAACATCTCGCGGCGCAAGGCGCTCGCGGCACTCGGCACAATCGGTGTCGCGTCCGCAGGCGCAGGCGTCGGTACGACCGCGTACTTCAACGACACGGAAAGCTTCGAAAACAACAGCGTGCAGGCAGGGACGCTGAATCTTCAAGCGTCTGTTGACGTCATTGACTACGATTTCGGTGGCGTGAACAACACCAATGTCGTTGCGTCCGGCAATAATGTGCCGTTCGACACCGACGAAGATACTAACCCGTTCGGCAACGTCAGTAACTACCCGGAGACGACTAGCAAGGGTGCGGTCGTCGTGGACGGCGATGCGGCAGTCGGATTCCAGCTTGGTGACGTGAAGCCGGGTGACTCCTTCGTCCTCAAGGTCTGTGCCAATGTCCTCGGGAATCCGGCGTACGTACGGACCACAGCATCGAACGTGGCAGACCCCGAGAACGACATCACGGAACCCGAAGGCGATGACGACAGTTCGGGCAACGATTACGGTACGAAGGATGACGGAATAGATCTGGAACAGTCTTCGCCCGGTGACAACGACGGCATCTCTGGGGACGGTGAACTCGACAATGCCATTGAGGTGACCGTCGGAGGTGGGTACGACAGTCAAGCCGGGGAAATCGATCCCTCAATCTCAAGACTCTCGGGGTCGCTGAACAAAGTTCTCAATGACCTCACCGACGGTGGAATCGACTTCAGGGGCGGCAGTTCGTTCACCGGGGTCGCCTGCTACTACGCCAAATTCGAGATTCCGGATGGAGTTGGGAACATCATACAGGGAGACTCTGTGAGCTTTGACCTTGAGTTCGAGGCAGCACAGGCTCGGAACAACAGTAGCAACCCGTTTGACGCGGTCGATAGCTGA
- a CDS encoding DUF7344 domain-containing protein yields the protein MGILRKRNLIDTDIHDILCNQRRRHALNHLRRRRETVSLAELADAVAEQETGQASPPADLRQSVYNSLHQTHLPRLDAEGVIEYDPDGKEIRLTESAREVEVYMEVFTRYGVTWAEYYRLLGTVGLCVVLLATLEMGPFALVPPVVAVTFFLVLLAVSTVYQLVTRRHVTLRQLFG from the coding sequence ATGGGGATACTCAGGAAACGGAATCTCATCGACACGGACATCCACGACATCCTGTGCAACCAGCGGCGTCGTCACGCGCTGAACCACCTCAGACGGCGTCGTGAGACGGTATCGCTCGCCGAACTGGCCGACGCCGTCGCCGAACAGGAGACCGGGCAGGCATCACCGCCCGCCGACCTCCGCCAGAGCGTCTACAACTCGCTCCACCAGACGCACCTGCCGCGACTCGACGCCGAGGGTGTCATCGAGTACGACCCCGACGGGAAGGAGATCAGACTCACGGAGTCGGCCCGCGAGGTGGAGGTCTACATGGAGGTGTTCACGCGCTACGGGGTCACCTGGGCGGAGTACTACCGCCTGCTCGGGACGGTCGGCCTGTGTGTCGTCCTCCTCGCGACACTGGAGATGGGACCGTTCGCGCTCGTGCCGCCCGTCGTCGCGGTCACGTTCTTCCTCGTCCTGCTGGCCGTATCGACCGTCTACCAGCTGGTGACCCGACGACACGTCACCCTCCGACAGCTCTTCGGGTGA
- a CDS encoding SipW-dependent-type signal peptide-containing protein gives MTDNGLDITRRKILGAVGTVGVASVGAGLGTTAFFNDTESFGNNIVQAGELDLVIDFEEHYSGAAPADDLEYVRYVDPDDANLETDEVGIPSQDNPLVAVNAAYSELPDPVKAYMDASAIDSFPDTDGREITVDGTDYSNISSSDADDGIQDDIPVNGAQGDDSAECAYLQPLVPDNGDILSSSSRTQGQVGSGPNPQTTDEGDPLVDISDAKPGDFGEVTFSLHNCGNPAYISISGELLENAENDLTEPEEEVDGTGNASDDMNGELLDEASAVIWYDAGEDNEFEDAGAEPSSDPTEGDNILQENETIIANANEVLRGNLGMVLDTLEGGIPLNGDLSTDFFEVVPESSNKEIDDISDFSNVLEPTDIDYKGQPDCEDINPEYSEVAKIEGSELESLEAGDTIGPDASTGGITITVDSVTRDSQTGEVLELEISTNKPITAVTPKGGSSQGGGNSGPGFKVYEEPDGATLTNVTFAAPKNKALSYLLICYEPQPANPAADEREPFVNSTTAYIGFAWYIDPDVGNEIQTDSMKFNLGFEAEQARNNDNPTV, from the coding sequence ATGACAGACAACGGACTCGACATCACGAGACGGAAAATACTCGGTGCCGTCGGCACCGTCGGAGTCGCCTCAGTGGGGGCGGGTCTCGGGACGACGGCGTTCTTCAACGATACGGAGAGCTTCGGGAACAACATCGTCCAAGCCGGTGAACTCGACTTGGTGATCGACTTTGAAGAACACTATTCGGGAGCCGCACCGGCGGATGATCTCGAATACGTCCGATACGTGGACCCCGACGACGCTAATCTCGAGACTGACGAGGTCGGTATCCCATCGCAGGACAATCCTCTGGTCGCAGTCAACGCCGCCTACTCCGAACTTCCGGATCCGGTGAAGGCGTACATGGATGCGTCGGCCATCGATTCATTCCCTGATACAGACGGTAGAGAAATCACCGTCGATGGCACCGATTACAGCAATATTAGCTCCTCGGATGCGGACGATGGAATTCAGGACGACATTCCCGTCAATGGAGCTCAAGGCGACGACAGTGCGGAGTGTGCGTATCTCCAGCCACTTGTCCCCGACAATGGAGACATCCTTTCATCATCTAGTCGGACACAGGGACAAGTCGGCAGTGGACCAAATCCTCAGACGACTGACGAGGGTGACCCGCTGGTAGACATCTCTGACGCAAAACCTGGTGATTTCGGTGAGGTGACGTTTAGTCTTCACAACTGCGGTAACCCTGCTTACATTTCCATCTCGGGCGAATTACTGGAGAACGCTGAGAACGATCTCACCGAACCCGAAGAGGAAGTTGATGGGACCGGAAACGCGTCAGACGACATGAACGGCGAGTTGCTCGACGAGGCATCTGCAGTTATCTGGTACGATGCGGGAGAAGACAATGAGTTCGAGGATGCGGGAGCGGAACCCAGCAGTGATCCGACCGAGGGGGACAACATTCTACAGGAGAATGAGACCATAATCGCGAACGCCAACGAGGTGCTTCGCGGGAACCTTGGGATGGTTCTCGACACGCTAGAGGGTGGAATACCACTCAACGGAGACCTCTCCACCGACTTCTTCGAGGTCGTTCCCGAATCGAGCAATAAGGAGATTGATGATATTAGTGATTTCAGTAACGTCCTGGAACCGACTGATATCGATTACAAAGGACAACCGGACTGCGAAGACATCAATCCGGAATACTCCGAAGTAGCAAAGATAGAGGGTTCAGAGCTCGAGAGTTTAGAAGCCGGCGATACTATCGGTCCGGACGCCAGCACTGGTGGCATCACTATCACGGTTGATTCTGTCACACGCGACAGCCAGACTGGTGAAGTGCTCGAATTAGAGATCAGCACCAACAAACCGATCACCGCAGTGACGCCCAAGGGTGGATCCTCCCAAGGCGGAGGCAACAGTGGTCCTGGATTCAAAGTCTACGAGGAACCCGACGGAGCCACCCTTACCAATGTCACGTTCGCGGCACCAAAAAATAAGGCTCTGAGCTACCTCCTCATCTGCTACGAGCCCCAGCCTGCGAATCCAGCCGCCGACGAGCGTGAACCGTTTGTGAACTCTACGACTGCTTACATCGGATTCGCCTGGTACATCGATCCCGACGTCGGCAACGAGATTCAGACGGACTCGATGAAGTTCAACCTCGGTTTCGAGGCCGAACAGGCCCGCAACAACGACAACCCGACCGTCTGA
- a CDS encoding SipW-dependent-type signal peptide-containing protein: MTDRRIRLTRRRVLTVLGTVGVSAAGAGLGTVAYLTDSEEFTDNAVQAGDLNLAVTFDGAVSQDGADTDSSVKTNVTVDGASVSGAYVVEDLKPGDSGHFEFVPSVEGNPAYVFAGGTLVANDENSVTEPEADADGEDDDYAPDDDIDGGGELAQHVEITAVQGFVDSVETPLSLYDLLTTAMPTADGGRLVTDCDPDGDDEYTEDDEQAIRVEWRLPNDVGNEVQTDSVDFSFEVGALQSRHTDGERVESPIGAESGGR, translated from the coding sequence ATGACAGACCGACGAATCAGACTCACCCGTCGGCGAGTGCTCACGGTACTCGGCACGGTCGGCGTCTCGGCGGCCGGGGCCGGACTGGGGACCGTCGCGTACCTCACCGACAGCGAGGAGTTTACTGACAACGCCGTCCAGGCCGGCGATCTGAATCTGGCGGTGACCTTCGACGGGGCGGTATCCCAGGACGGTGCCGATACCGACTCCTCCGTGAAGACCAACGTGACCGTAGACGGAGCGAGTGTCTCCGGTGCCTACGTCGTCGAGGACCTCAAACCGGGCGACAGCGGTCACTTCGAGTTCGTCCCGTCCGTCGAGGGGAACCCGGCGTACGTCTTCGCCGGCGGGACGCTTGTGGCGAACGACGAGAACTCTGTGACCGAACCGGAAGCCGATGCCGACGGGGAGGACGACGACTACGCGCCAGACGACGACATCGACGGCGGCGGCGAACTCGCTCAGCACGTCGAGATCACGGCCGTCCAGGGCTTCGTCGATTCGGTCGAGACGCCGCTCTCGCTGTACGACCTGCTGACGACGGCGATGCCGACCGCCGACGGCGGACGACTCGTGACTGACTGCGATCCTGACGGTGACGACGAGTACACCGAGGACGACGAACAGGCCATCAGAGTCGAGTGGCGGTTGCCGAACGACGTCGGCAACGAAGTCCAGACGGACTCCGTCGACTTCAGCTTCGAGGTCGGGGCACTCCAGTCGCGTCACACCGACGGCGAGCGCGTCGAGAGTCCGATCGGCGCGGAGTCTGGTGGACGGTGA
- a CDS encoding SipW-dependent-type signal peptide-containing protein, with the protein MANNSGFDISRREVLAGLGTIGIASAGAGLGTTAYFSDREDFQDNTLTAGELDLKVDWQEHYSDWSDDEAEGIDTVAMEPGDGLTGFPSAADPTNQSVFVSDPDQFLRNTVIEAFPDADPSLDAANVTADDYDAVKTDPANDSDICNLPADTDGGNGVLSHPFRTGAVATDDGDGYTAGGDPNPQTTAAGDPLIQIADVKPGDFGEVTFSFHVCGNPGYVWLTGDLVSASENGLTEPEQNDPDEDGDPDSTTPADVELLSEIQVAFWYDTGENGYGADFGDKDEDEGDNYLQPGESPIQMGTLGGVLLQLQNNPFPLDANPVTATTSTATSGSSNDTAPVLDDLADADGDTDGDGDSYRLYVSTEDEPFKSFVTGGASGNPAPKNLNCGDYDNLLFDGMSLVGTAIEAEMLEAGMDYSSCAGLTVDSLSDQRGDSDLDTITLSTDNPVRVVSVKGGNEGENIYVFDQPVILNGVTFTTPTGQGISNIDVCCPVDGDDGNGGGGPVGDPDRDCFPNSTTAYIGFEWWLPVDHANEIQTDSVSFDLGFYTEQCRHNDGGTPQAPENG; encoded by the coding sequence ATGGCAAACAACAGCGGGTTCGACATCTCACGACGCGAAGTCCTCGCCGGTCTGGGCACCATCGGGATCGCGTCGGCAGGTGCGGGACTCGGCACGACTGCGTACTTCAGTGACAGAGAAGACTTCCAGGACAACACCCTAACAGCCGGGGAGTTGGACCTCAAGGTCGACTGGCAAGAGCACTACTCCGACTGGTCTGACGACGAAGCCGAGGGCATCGACACGGTAGCGATGGAACCTGGTGACGGACTGACCGGCTTTCCATCGGCGGCTGACCCTACGAATCAGTCGGTGTTCGTCAGCGACCCGGACCAGTTCCTGCGGAACACCGTCATTGAGGCGTTCCCTGACGCAGATCCGTCTCTGGACGCGGCAAACGTCACAGCGGACGACTATGATGCAGTCAAAACTGATCCGGCGAACGACAGCGACATCTGTAATTTGCCGGCTGATACCGATGGTGGAAACGGTGTTCTCAGCCATCCGTTCCGTACCGGAGCGGTCGCAACTGATGATGGCGATGGCTACACTGCCGGAGGTGACCCGAACCCCCAGACCACTGCAGCTGGCGACCCACTGATCCAGATCGCGGACGTGAAACCAGGTGATTTCGGTGAAGTCACGTTTTCTTTCCACGTGTGCGGGAACCCCGGGTACGTCTGGTTGACCGGTGACCTCGTCTCCGCAAGCGAGAACGGTTTGACCGAACCCGAACAGAATGACCCCGACGAGGACGGCGACCCCGACTCTACCACGCCGGCAGACGTCGAACTGCTCAGCGAGATTCAAGTCGCGTTCTGGTACGACACCGGCGAAAACGGCTACGGTGCCGACTTCGGTGACAAGGATGAAGACGAGGGGGACAACTACCTCCAGCCTGGGGAGTCGCCGATCCAGATGGGTACTCTCGGTGGTGTCCTCCTCCAGTTACAGAACAACCCGTTCCCGCTTGACGCCAACCCTGTCACGGCTACCACCTCTACGGCTACTAGCGGGAGCAGTAATGATACAGCCCCTGTACTGGACGACCTCGCTGACGCTGATGGCGATACCGACGGCGACGGCGACAGCTACAGACTGTACGTGAGTACCGAGGACGAGCCGTTCAAGTCGTTCGTGACCGGCGGCGCCTCTGGCAATCCTGCCCCTAAGAATCTCAACTGTGGAGACTATGATAATCTGCTCTTCGACGGGATGAGTCTCGTCGGAACGGCCATCGAGGCAGAGATGCTCGAGGCGGGTATGGACTACAGTTCGTGTGCCGGTCTCACCGTCGACTCACTCAGCGATCAGAGAGGTGACAGTGATCTTGATACGATCACGCTCTCGACGGATAACCCTGTTAGAGTTGTCAGCGTGAAAGGCGGCAACGAAGGCGAGAACATCTACGTCTTTGACCAGCCTGTTATCCTAAACGGAGTTACGTTCACCACGCCCACTGGTCAAGGAATCAGTAACATCGACGTCTGCTGCCCGGTCGACGGTGACGACGGCAACGGTGGCGGCGGTCCAGTGGGTGACCCGGACCGTGATTGCTTCCCCAACTCGACGACCGCCTACATCGGCTTCGAGTGGTGGCTCCCGGTCGATCACGCCAACGAGATCCAGACGGACTCCGTGAGCTTCGACCTCGGCTTCTACACCGAGCAGTGCCGCCACAACGACGGCGGCACGCCGCAGGCTCCCGAGAACGGCTGA
- a CDS encoding choice-of-anchor W domain-containing protein: MGVPQDEADIYLPPGPNADDLAEPISLRFPNNTVAEFKDATSIDAYPDTNDDGIQDFPEGFDICEEDADTPDLLDSDLRTEQYRGEPVVALDDVKPGDFGEVTLSFHLCNNPGFVWFYCNNFSEAENGFTEPELDDPDEDGPGGEPELAEQIEVRAWYDDGDNIYEPGAQAIDVYHLIDTSGTMEENLVEEGTEFEKDDAAIQVGEATNAYLDGLGTTVEQTVAVMAEAGASELLADSTDTDDVDTALGNTAGAGGGTLGAEDFVEGLENALADLVTDDTDDENDDNVIVVYTNGDSRPSDATERANVQAAADNLKNAGVEIKIVAFGNLSPAQQQFHTDISDEVIQVQSGTDQGAVDTSIADAIDEIENNFEVIEGGEQEFFRGTLEDFCNQYEFDPENGSLGFPLDGDVPAPEGGGSADARNCYSASTPHYIGFDWWLPLDHANEIQTDSVQFDLGFYTEQCRHNNGSGQGGGVGDPEIPSRTGTGFGKLSESENQNNGYGDDGEDFDTPNAITSRARNGNGGWEVGIGSGDTPSEDTTDASWSFPLSNVPWSLSYDSSDGTTEFNVGATTVSRTTAASAFDGRLLVQTKADEATVNAENVSLSVDGNSQTINGPTSVQATNDDDGGGRAFNYLVLDTALDGSESFELSGELSVSRQGDFPGGDEGWAVDVSAE; the protein is encoded by the coding sequence ATGGGTGTCCCGCAAGACGAGGCGGACATCTACCTCCCACCCGGCCCGAACGCCGACGACCTGGCGGAACCGATATCGCTCAGGTTCCCGAACAACACCGTCGCGGAGTTCAAGGACGCCACGTCCATCGACGCGTACCCGGACACGAACGACGACGGTATTCAGGACTTTCCGGAGGGCTTCGACATCTGTGAGGAGGACGCGGACACCCCAGACCTCCTCGACTCGGACCTCCGCACGGAGCAGTACCGTGGAGAGCCGGTCGTCGCTCTCGACGACGTCAAGCCAGGTGACTTCGGAGAAGTCACCCTGAGCTTCCACCTGTGTAACAATCCAGGGTTCGTCTGGTTCTACTGCAACAACTTCTCGGAGGCCGAGAACGGCTTCACCGAGCCAGAACTGGACGATCCGGACGAGGACGGCCCCGGCGGGGAGCCCGAACTCGCCGAGCAGATCGAGGTACGCGCCTGGTACGACGACGGCGACAACATCTACGAGCCTGGGGCGCAGGCCATCGACGTCTATCACTTGATCGATACCTCCGGGACAATGGAGGAGAACTTGGTTGAGGAGGGGACGGAGTTCGAGAAGGACGACGCGGCGATCCAAGTCGGAGAAGCGACGAACGCCTACCTCGACGGTCTCGGCACCACGGTTGAGCAGACAGTCGCAGTGATGGCCGAGGCCGGCGCGTCGGAGCTACTGGCAGATAGTACGGACACCGACGACGTAGACACTGCGCTCGGCAACACGGCAGGCGCTGGTGGTGGCACTCTCGGCGCGGAGGATTTCGTTGAGGGCCTTGAGAACGCTCTGGCGGACCTCGTGACAGACGACACCGACGACGAAAACGACGACAACGTGATCGTCGTCTACACCAACGGGGACAGCCGACCCTCGGACGCGACCGAACGGGCCAACGTTCAGGCGGCGGCGGACAACCTGAAGAACGCTGGCGTCGAGATCAAGATCGTCGCCTTCGGCAACCTCAGTCCCGCACAGCAGCAGTTCCACACGGACATCAGCGACGAGGTGATCCAGGTCCAGAGCGGCACGGATCAGGGCGCCGTCGACACCAGCATCGCCGATGCCATCGATGAGATCGAGAACAATTTCGAAGTCATCGAAGGTGGCGAACAGGAGTTCTTCCGTGGCACGCTCGAAGACTTCTGTAACCAGTACGAGTTCGACCCCGAGAATGGGAGCCTCGGCTTCCCACTCGATGGGGACGTCCCGGCACCAGAAGGTGGCGGGAGCGCGGACGCCCGGAACTGCTACTCTGCGTCGACCCCACACTACATCGGGTTCGACTGGTGGCTTCCGCTGGACCACGCCAACGAGATCCAGACCGACTCTGTGCAGTTCGACCTCGGCTTCTACACCGAGCAGTGCCGCCACAACAACGGGAGCGGCCAGGGTGGCGGTGTTGGAGATCCGGAGATCCCATCACGGACCGGGACCGGGTTCGGGAAACTATCTGAGTCGGAAAACCAGAACAATGGATACGGGGACGATGGTGAAGACTTCGACACTCCGAACGCGATCACTTCACGTGCCCGGAACGGCAATGGCGGGTGGGAGGTCGGCATCGGATCGGGTGACACTCCGTCCGAGGACACGACCGACGCGTCTTGGAGCTTCCCGCTATCCAACGTTCCGTGGAGCCTGAGCTACGACTCGAGCGACGGTACCACGGAGTTCAACGTCGGCGCGACCACGGTTTCGCGGACCACGGCTGCCAGCGCCTTCGACGGGCGGTTGCTCGTACAGACGAAAGCCGACGAAGCCACCGTCAACGCCGAGAACGTGTCGCTGTCAGTCGACGGGAACAGTCAGACGATCAACGGCCCGACGAGCGTCCAAGCGACGAACGACGACGACGGCGGCGGCCGGGCATTCAACTACCTTGTTCTCGATACGGCGCTCGACGGCTCGGAGAGCTTCGAGCTGAGCGGGGAACTCTCCGTATCCAGGCAGGGTGACTTCCCCGGTGGAGACGAGGGCTGGGCAGTCGACGTGTCCGCAGAGTAA